A portion of the Thalassotalea sp. LPB0316 genome contains these proteins:
- a CDS encoding 3-hydroxyanthranilate 3,4-dioxygenase: MLYSMPINISQWIEDHREQLKPPVCNKQVFEQDDFIVMIVGGPNNRSDYHYNETPELFYQIEGDMILQVIEHDDNNQPIFKDITIKQGELFLLPPKVLHSPQRFENTIGMVVEQKRGEQQLDELHWYCRDCHALMYREAFALANIETDLPKVFERFFTDHAQCKACGFSFEIPDKYKK, translated from the coding sequence ATGTTATATAGCATGCCAATCAATATTAGCCAGTGGATTGAAGATCATCGCGAGCAATTAAAACCGCCCGTTTGTAATAAGCAAGTATTTGAACAAGATGACTTTATTGTGATGATCGTCGGCGGACCAAACAACCGCAGCGACTACCACTACAACGAAACGCCTGAGCTGTTTTATCAAATTGAAGGCGATATGATCTTACAGGTTATCGAACACGATGATAACAATCAGCCGATATTTAAAGATATAACAATAAAACAAGGCGAATTATTTCTCCTACCACCGAAAGTACTGCATTCGCCACAGCGCTTTGAAAACACTATCGGTATGGTGGTTGAGCAAAAACGCGGCGAGCAGCAACTCGATGAACTCCATTGGTACTGCCGTGATTGCCACGCTTTGATGTACCGCGAGGCGTTTGCCTTAGCCAATATTGAAACAGACTTACCTAAAGTGTTTGAGCGCTTTTTTACCGATCACGCGCAATGTAAAGCCTGTGGTTTTAGCTTTGAAATTCCTGACAAATATAAAAAGTAA
- a CDS encoding RidA family protein, giving the protein MTENTTFNTNKAPKPVGLYPHAKRVGNLLFLSGVGPRSATSSDIPGVELDSNGKIKSYDIEAQCHSVFQNVRTILEASNASWMDLVDVTVFLTNMDDDFATYNKIYAEYFKDNQPCRTTVEINKLPTPIAIELKCIAHIKE; this is encoded by the coding sequence ATGACAGAAAATACTACCTTTAATACCAATAAAGCCCCAAAACCAGTGGGCTTATACCCTCATGCTAAACGCGTTGGCAACTTGTTATTCCTCTCAGGCGTTGGCCCGAGAAGTGCAACATCAAGCGATATTCCAGGTGTTGAGCTAGACAGTAACGGCAAGATAAAGAGCTACGATATCGAAGCGCAATGCCACAGCGTATTTCAAAATGTTCGCACCATTTTAGAAGCGTCTAATGCCAGTTGGATGGATTTGGTTGATGTCACCGTCTTTTTAACCAATATGGATGATGATTTTGCCACCTACAACAAGATCTATGCTGAGTACTTCAAAGATAATCAGCCCTGTCGAACAACCGTTGAAATAAACAAACTCCCCACGCCAATTGCGATAGAGCTCAAATGTATCGCCCATATTAAGGAGTAA
- a CDS encoding aldehyde dehydrogenase, whose amino-acid sequence MDNIDNFIGNQHLAPVSKNYLDNICPATGQVYGSIPNSDEADLELAIVAAKRAQKSWAQMPSEQRSDILIKIAQLIEQNLEELAQAESLDNGKPISLARSVDIPRAASNFKFFAAAASQFASQAHHMPNNAINYTLRQPVGIVGCISPWNLPLYLFTWKIAPALAAGNCVIAKPSEVTPKTASMLGKICQQAGLPEGVLAILHGEGKTIGNLICQHRDIKAISFTGGTQTGAYIATQLAPQFKKLSLELGGKNPAIVLNDCDMELTLNEIFRASFANQGQICLCASRIYVQREIYQDFKRALVEKAKALMPADPANEQTAMGAIVSKPHLNKVLGFIERAKQSGATILTGGEQVKLAGRLADGYYLQPTIIEGLANEHECNQQEIFGPVVTLTPFDSIDEAITLANDSDYGLAATVWTKNLANAHDIAEQLQTGIVWVNCWLHRDLRTPFGGMKQSGLGREGGEEAMRFFTEAKNVCIKYT is encoded by the coding sequence ATGGATAACATTGATAACTTTATCGGCAATCAGCACCTTGCGCCGGTATCAAAAAATTATCTCGACAATATTTGCCCGGCAACGGGCCAAGTCTACGGTAGTATCCCCAATAGTGATGAGGCTGATCTTGAGTTGGCTATTGTGGCAGCAAAACGGGCACAAAAATCTTGGGCGCAAATGCCCAGTGAGCAGCGCAGTGATATCTTGATCAAGATTGCTCAATTAATTGAGCAAAACCTTGAAGAGCTCGCCCAAGCTGAGTCGCTAGATAATGGTAAACCGATTAGCCTTGCACGCTCAGTTGATATTCCAAGAGCGGCGAGTAATTTTAAATTTTTTGCCGCAGCGGCGTCACAATTTGCTAGCCAAGCCCACCATATGCCCAATAACGCCATTAATTATACGCTTAGGCAACCTGTTGGTATTGTCGGCTGTATCAGCCCGTGGAATTTACCCTTGTATTTATTTACTTGGAAGATTGCACCAGCGCTGGCAGCTGGTAATTGTGTGATTGCAAAGCCGTCAGAAGTAACGCCCAAAACGGCGAGTATGCTAGGTAAAATATGCCAACAAGCGGGGTTACCCGAAGGTGTATTAGCTATCTTACACGGCGAAGGCAAAACCATTGGTAATTTAATTTGTCAGCATCGAGACATCAAAGCGATTTCGTTTACCGGAGGCACGCAAACCGGCGCTTATATCGCAACTCAACTCGCCCCGCAATTTAAAAAGCTATCGCTTGAGCTTGGTGGTAAAAACCCCGCTATCGTATTAAACGATTGTGACATGGAACTCACCTTAAATGAAATCTTTCGCGCTAGCTTTGCCAATCAAGGGCAGATTTGTTTATGTGCATCGCGTATTTATGTTCAGCGAGAAATTTATCAAGACTTCAAACGTGCCTTAGTCGAAAAAGCAAAAGCGTTAATGCCCGCCGATCCAGCCAATGAACAAACGGCCATGGGCGCGATTGTTTCAAAACCTCATCTCAATAAAGTTTTAGGCTTTATTGAGCGAGCCAAGCAATCGGGCGCAACTATTCTCACAGGTGGTGAACAAGTTAAATTAGCAGGCCGACTAGCTGATGGTTACTACCTACAGCCGACAATTATTGAAGGCTTAGCCAACGAGCATGAGTGTAATCAGCAAGAAATATTTGGCCCGGTAGTGACCTTAACGCCGTTTGACTCGATTGATGAAGCGATAACACTAGCAAACGATAGTGATTACGGCCTAGCCGCCACGGTTTGGACCAAAAACTTGGCGAATGCTCACGATATTGCCGAACAATTACAAACCGGGATTGTTTGGGTCAACTGTTGGCTACACCGCGATTTGAGAACCCCGTTTGGCGGTATGAAACAATCGGGCTTAGGCCGTGAAGGTGGTGAAGAAGCTATGCGCTTCTTTACGGAAGCTAAAAACGTGTGTATAAAATACACATAA
- a CDS encoding SDR family oxidoreductase: protein MTQQNALVCGASQGIGKACAIALAAHGANVTLFARNPESLAQVKAQLDTSFEQQHHILVADFSDPEQVKKALEEHLTKVPSIDIVINNTGGPAPGLASQSDPMLFVKAFEQHLINNQNIAQLVTPKMKEKGYGRIINVISTSVKQPINGLGVSNTIRGAVASWAKTLANELGPYNITVNNVLPGATATARLDAIIEGKAKKQNISVEQATINEKATIPMNRFAEPEEFANAVTFLASPSAGYITGINLPVDGGRTSCL, encoded by the coding sequence ATGACACAACAAAACGCCTTAGTTTGCGGGGCTAGCCAAGGTATTGGCAAAGCCTGCGCTATTGCCCTTGCCGCTCACGGCGCAAACGTTACCCTATTTGCTCGAAATCCTGAAAGCTTGGCGCAAGTCAAAGCGCAGCTCGATACTTCATTTGAACAGCAGCACCACATTTTAGTTGCTGATTTTTCCGATCCTGAGCAAGTTAAAAAAGCCCTCGAGGAGCATTTAACAAAAGTGCCTTCAATCGACATTGTCATTAACAATACCGGTGGCCCTGCCCCCGGATTAGCTAGCCAAAGCGATCCTATGCTGTTTGTCAAAGCTTTTGAGCAACACCTGATCAACAATCAAAATATTGCCCAATTAGTCACCCCTAAAATGAAAGAAAAAGGCTATGGTCGTATTATCAACGTGATATCGACATCAGTTAAACAGCCGATTAATGGTTTAGGTGTGTCAAATACTATTCGCGGCGCCGTCGCCAGCTGGGCAAAAACACTAGCTAATGAATTAGGCCCATATAACATTACGGTAAACAACGTGTTACCAGGCGCAACGGCCACCGCAAGGCTCGATGCCATTATCGAAGGCAAAGCGAAAAAGCAAAATATCTCCGTTGAACAAGCAACAATCAATGAGAAAGCCACTATTCCAATGAACCGATTTGCCGAACCAGAAGAGTTTGCCAATGCCGTGACCTTTTTAGCGTCGCCAAGTGCAGGTTACATTACGGGTATCAACCTACCAGTCGATGGTGGCCGAACTAGCTGTTTGTAG
- a CDS encoding alpha/beta fold hydrolase produces the protein MVQFSGVQLLGDFSTNHPVIVLLHSSLSSSKQWWALTSHTKSAYRVINVDLLSYGQADKVQDEKNYSFEVEKQRITQVLRHYNIDRFHLVGHSFGGALALKLAVEQPRSVLSLSLFEPVAFHLLPKDSADYDEAVTFSTNVLNSEPYQAAEVFTNYWNTPGFFVGLPQKMQDLMAADMPKVNLDFQALMAERYSVEDVNVIQAPVLLMKGSLSTHLAHQIIKLLLQSLPHATLKTFKAGHMAPVSHAQEVQAEIYQFITST, from the coding sequence ATGGTTCAGTTTTCAGGTGTTCAGTTACTCGGCGATTTCTCGACAAACCACCCAGTTATTGTACTTTTACACAGTTCGTTAAGTTCTTCAAAACAATGGTGGGCCTTAACATCTCATACTAAATCGGCTTACCGAGTTATCAATGTTGATTTGCTCAGTTATGGCCAGGCAGATAAAGTACAAGATGAAAAAAACTATAGTTTTGAAGTAGAAAAACAAAGGATTACTCAAGTACTTAGGCATTATAATATTGATCGCTTTCACCTAGTTGGTCACTCATTTGGTGGTGCACTGGCATTAAAGCTTGCCGTTGAGCAGCCCAGATCTGTGTTGTCGTTGAGCCTTTTTGAACCCGTCGCATTTCATCTTCTGCCGAAAGATAGCGCTGATTATGATGAGGCGGTCACTTTTTCAACCAATGTGCTCAATAGTGAGCCTTATCAAGCCGCTGAAGTCTTTACCAATTACTGGAATACGCCAGGCTTTTTTGTCGGTTTACCTCAAAAAATGCAAGATTTAATGGCTGCTGATATGCCCAAGGTAAACCTTGATTTTCAGGCTTTAATGGCGGAAAGATATAGTGTCGAAGATGTTAACGTGATTCAAGCACCCGTGCTATTGATGAAAGGCTCCTTGAGCACACATTTGGCACACCAAATCATTAAATTGCTTTTACAATCCTTGCCTCATGCTACACTAAAAACCTTTAAAGCAGGTCACATGGCACCTGTGAGTCATGCACAAGAAGTGCAAGCTGAGATTTATCAATTTATAACTAGTACTTAA
- a CDS encoding tetratricopeptide repeat protein, giving the protein MKKHLLYASLITLTAYSGFFPAVAAQSQTIQEVCISSQLKCLTEIDQRQPLTRPQSFEWYQMEMLRQQSLFELERFDELIAVLAPWQNYDNLPHSFALSVAIHKAKMQLMLGDKVSAHNELNYAVNVLSEITNFNGNPMLIVMMANALLVMDEYDKGYQTLVALEAKYQRSPDPLLKREMYANLGHLASRLKKHEESIAYRKLSLEGAEGVGNTQQVGVAHFNLAAAYAETEQYFEAITHYQHAIDSARQSFDQQMGTKAKIRLIECYLAIGNYANAKEVIATINLYNIAKYDEQRYQALLEQLNKKSPTK; this is encoded by the coding sequence ATGAAAAAGCACCTTCTTTATGCCTCTTTGATAACTTTAACCGCGTATAGTGGGTTTTTCCCAGCTGTTGCGGCGCAAAGTCAGACTATTCAAGAAGTTTGTATCTCATCACAATTAAAGTGTCTAACTGAAATTGACCAACGCCAACCACTAACTCGACCACAGTCGTTTGAATGGTATCAAATGGAAATGCTCAGGCAGCAAAGTCTGTTTGAATTAGAGCGTTTTGATGAATTGATCGCCGTGTTAGCACCATGGCAAAACTACGATAACTTGCCACATTCATTTGCTTTGTCGGTGGCTATTCACAAGGCAAAAATGCAACTTATGCTAGGCGATAAAGTATCTGCGCATAACGAGCTTAATTACGCTGTTAATGTATTGAGTGAAATTACTAATTTTAACGGTAATCCTATGCTGATCGTGATGATGGCTAACGCACTGTTGGTGATGGACGAGTACGACAAAGGGTATCAAACATTAGTTGCCTTGGAGGCCAAATACCAGCGTTCCCCCGATCCTCTACTCAAGCGAGAAATGTATGCTAATTTAGGTCATTTAGCTTCTCGGTTAAAAAAGCACGAAGAAAGTATTGCTTATCGTAAACTGTCGTTAGAAGGTGCTGAAGGGGTTGGCAATACTCAACAAGTCGGCGTTGCTCACTTTAATTTAGCGGCAGCTTATGCCGAAACCGAGCAGTATTTTGAAGCGATTACGCATTATCAACATGCAATCGACTCGGCCCGCCAGTCATTTGATCAGCAAATGGGCACCAAAGCGAAAATAAGGCTAATTGAGTGTTACTTGGCAATCGGTAACTATGCTAATGCTAAAGAGGTCATAGCTACGATCAACCTATACAATATTGCTAAGTATGACGAGCAACGTTACCAAGCGTTATTAGAGCAATTAAACAAAAAAAGCCCTACTAAGTAG
- a CDS encoding Hsp20 family protein encodes MRTNTDLSPLYRSFIGFDHLAGLIDKASRQEKQSSYPPYNIELIAEDKYRITMAIAGFVEDELDIESKQNTLIVTGTKAPSDEKVQRTFLHQGIAERNFERKFQLGDHVKVISAQLENGLLHIELEREIPEALKPRKIAINGSKLIEN; translated from the coding sequence ATGCGTACAAATACAGACTTAAGCCCTTTATACCGTTCTTTTATTGGTTTTGACCACCTAGCTGGCTTAATTGACAAAGCTTCTCGTCAAGAAAAACAATCTTCGTACCCTCCGTACAACATAGAATTGATTGCAGAAGACAAATACAGAATTACTATGGCTATCGCTGGTTTTGTTGAAGATGAACTAGATATCGAATCAAAACAAAACACTTTGATAGTTACTGGCACTAAAGCGCCATCTGACGAAAAAGTACAACGTACTTTCCTTCACCAAGGTATTGCCGAGCGCAACTTTGAACGTAAATTCCAATTAGGGGATCACGTCAAAGTCATCAGCGCCCAACTGGAAAACGGTTTATTACATATCGAACTAGAAAGAGAGATTCCAGAAGCACTTAAGCCGAGAAAAATAGCGATTAACGGTAGTAAACTAATCGAAAATTAA
- the tpx gene encoding thiol peroxidase: protein MKNFTKAALFTLLCLSSHSYSLAQEEAQLTETTDLVKAGTKYVTLLGTQVNVGEKAPNFKVVNENFSPVELTSFTNKTVLISVVPSLDTGVCSIQTKRFNEEVQNLPDDIVMLTISNDLPFAQKRFCKMENIDSVKVLSDAVWRDFGQKYGLLIKDMGLLTRAIFIVESNGTIAYKELVENISSHPDYDMALSTLKALSTPKSEEPVQSPSPAQESNTSATK from the coding sequence ATGAAAAATTTTACCAAAGCTGCTTTATTTACCTTGCTATGTTTAAGTAGCCATAGTTACAGCTTAGCACAAGAAGAAGCGCAGTTAACCGAAACCACAGATCTAGTAAAAGCGGGTACTAAGTATGTCACCTTGCTAGGTACTCAAGTCAACGTTGGCGAAAAGGCGCCAAACTTCAAGGTTGTTAATGAAAACTTTTCGCCCGTTGAATTAACTTCATTTACCAACAAAACGGTATTAATTTCAGTCGTTCCAAGCTTAGATACTGGGGTTTGTTCTATTCAAACCAAACGCTTTAATGAAGAAGTGCAGAACTTGCCAGATGATATTGTTATGCTGACCATAAGCAACGATTTACCCTTTGCCCAAAAGCGTTTTTGTAAAATGGAAAACATCGATAGTGTCAAGGTATTATCAGATGCTGTTTGGCGTGATTTTGGCCAAAAATATGGCTTATTGATCAAAGATATGGGGCTATTGACCCGTGCGATCTTCATTGTCGAATCAAACGGCACCATTGCTTATAAAGAATTAGTGGAAAATATCTCAAGTCACCCAGACTACGATATGGCGTTATCAACGTTAAAAGCATTATCGACGCCGAAATCGGAAGAGCCAGTGCAGAGCCCTAGCCCAGCTCAAGAAAGCAATACCAGCGCGACGAAATAG
- a CDS encoding response regulator, translated as MTTQLLICDDSNMARKQVARSLPDGWEVDISFATNGQEAVEAIKAGKGDVLLLDLNMPVMDGYETLEAIVKEDLPTLTVVISGDIQPEAHERVKKLGALDFIQKPVNKKILTKLLADYGIYSQESEQSVPSAPVTSEPAPTSVATEPKKQPNITLTQDQRDCYQEIANVAMGRAGDLLARLLNVFVELPIPNVNLIEVSELSMALSAVEREESTSGICQGFISGGISGEALLILNDSSFQDIARLMKYDAAIDQDAELELLMDMANVLIGACLKGLSEQLDLSFSQGHPVVLGLHRKISDLIASNSDRWQRTLAIEISYGIENYPIKCDLLLLFTEDSIVTLNNKLAYLLDE; from the coding sequence ATGACAACCCAATTATTAATTTGTGACGACTCTAACATGGCTCGCAAACAGGTAGCGAGAAGTTTACCTGATGGATGGGAGGTAGATATTAGCTTTGCGACCAATGGCCAAGAAGCTGTTGAAGCAATTAAGGCAGGTAAGGGCGATGTCTTATTACTTGATTTAAACATGCCTGTTATGGACGGCTACGAAACGCTAGAGGCGATAGTTAAGGAAGATTTACCAACCTTAACCGTCGTTATTTCAGGCGATATTCAACCAGAAGCCCATGAGCGAGTAAAAAAACTGGGGGCATTAGATTTTATTCAAAAACCGGTGAATAAAAAGATACTGACCAAGTTACTCGCCGATTACGGTATCTATTCTCAAGAAAGTGAGCAATCGGTTCCTTCTGCGCCAGTTACAAGCGAGCCAGCGCCAACGAGCGTTGCGACAGAACCGAAAAAACAGCCAAACATTACGCTTACCCAAGATCAGCGAGACTGTTACCAAGAAATCGCCAATGTTGCGATGGGTCGAGCGGGTGATTTACTCGCGCGCTTACTCAATGTGTTTGTTGAACTGCCCATTCCCAACGTCAACTTGATTGAAGTTAGTGAGCTGAGCATGGCGCTGTCGGCGGTAGAGCGCGAAGAGAGTACCTCGGGTATTTGTCAGGGGTTTATCAGTGGGGGGATTTCTGGTGAGGCCTTGTTGATTTTAAACGACTCAAGCTTTCAAGATATTGCGCGCCTGATGAAATACGATGCTGCGATAGATCAGGACGCAGAGTTGGAGTTGTTAATGGATATGGCCAATGTATTAATTGGCGCTTGTTTAAAGGGCTTATCTGAGCAACTCGACTTATCATTTAGCCAAGGTCACCCTGTGGTACTTGGTTTGCACCGAAAAATCTCTGATCTAATCGCCTCAAATAGTGACCGTTGGCAGCGTACGTTAGCAATAGAAATTAGTTATGGTATTGAAAATTATCCAATAAAATGTGATTTGTTATTGTTATTTACTGAAGACTCAATTGTTACCCTCAATAATAAACTTGCTTATTTACTCGACGAATAG
- a CDS encoding diguanylate cyclase: MSLETEQINEIHWLMEMLHTIDVGLVVLDRDYNVQIWNGFMEHHSGLLPRQVKNKNLFTLFDDIDEQWFTRKAEAVFLLKNKAFTIWEQRPYLFKFQNYRPITGSADFMYQNTTFIPLISASGEVTHLCVLVYDVTDTAINKLNLEQLNEKLARISQIDGLTNLFNRSHWERCFQLEYKRWIRSQHKSCLVMLDIDHFKRVNDSYGHVVGDEVIRDLAENVIKEVRETDITGRYGGEEFAVLLVDTPLENALVFAERLRKKISESKVEYKGNTIQYTVSLGVAEVSEEMKTYESWIEAADNALYKSKENGRNQVNLYKASA, from the coding sequence ATGTCATTAGAAACAGAACAAATAAATGAAATCCATTGGTTAATGGAAATGCTACACACGATTGATGTCGGTCTTGTGGTGTTAGATCGAGATTACAACGTGCAGATTTGGAATGGCTTTATGGAGCATCATTCTGGCCTATTACCAAGACAGGTTAAGAATAAAAACCTGTTTACCCTGTTCGACGACATTGATGAGCAGTGGTTTACACGTAAAGCAGAAGCGGTGTTTTTATTGAAAAATAAAGCGTTTACCATTTGGGAGCAACGCCCGTATTTATTCAAGTTTCAAAACTACCGTCCGATCACTGGTTCAGCCGATTTCATGTACCAAAATACCACTTTTATTCCGTTGATATCTGCTTCTGGTGAGGTAACCCATTTATGTGTTCTGGTTTACGACGTAACCGATACAGCGATTAATAAATTAAATTTAGAGCAGTTAAATGAAAAGCTTGCTCGCATTAGCCAAATCGACGGCTTAACTAATTTGTTTAATCGCAGTCACTGGGAGCGCTGTTTTCAGCTTGAGTACAAGCGTTGGATTCGCAGTCAACACAAGAGTTGCTTGGTGATGCTCGATATCGACCACTTTAAGCGAGTAAATGATAGCTATGGTCATGTCGTGGGTGATGAGGTTATTCGCGATTTAGCTGAAAACGTGATCAAAGAAGTGCGCGAAACCGATATTACGGGGCGTTATGGTGGCGAGGAATTTGCAGTGCTACTCGTTGATACGCCACTTGAAAATGCCTTGGTGTTTGCTGAGCGATTGCGCAAAAAAATCAGTGAAAGCAAAGTAGAGTATAAGGGCAATACGATTCAATATACCGTTAGCCTGGGGGTTGCAGAGGTCAGCGAAGAAATGAAAACTTATGAGTCGTGGATTGAAGCAGCTGATAATGCACTTTATAAGTCGAAAGAAAACGGTAGAAATCAGGTCAACTTATACAAAGCATCTGCGTAG
- a CDS encoding amidohydrolase, with protein MKKICLTTLALLPSLAIAQTQIIYNVNGYTPLGDKIASFNAVAFEGDKITKVYQDGETVPKSDKVKLIDGQGKTLLPGLIDAHGHVLGYGLGISRVNLMGIESEQAAVEKIKRFSQENNSQGWILGRGWNQVIWPSNSFPTKASLDKAFPDQAVWLKRVDGHAGWANSKALALSGITKATKSPDGGEIIKDQFGEPTGVFIDNAMYLIDQAIAPLTIEQEAKVLKKAMQSLAEQGLTSVHDAGISNQTIAAYQLLAKNDEMPIRIYAMADATDKAFDKTLANGIVTDNQQSFVLRSVKISADGALGSRGAALHKSYSDKENHHGLLLHKPKELSALIDKSMQAGFQVNTHAIGDKANTLVLDNYEVLIAKHQSKALRHRVEHAQILLLEDIPRFAELGVIPSMQATHATSDKNMAQDRLGKDRLAGAYAWRKLLSTGVKIANGSDFPVEYANPFFGLHAAVTRQDHNNQPLGGWLEKEKMTRAEALRSFSIDAAYAGHQETALGSIEVGKMADFILVDKDFFNADETTLWQTKVLKTWVGGKQVY; from the coding sequence ATGAAAAAAATATGCCTCACAACCCTCGCCCTGTTACCGAGTTTAGCGATTGCGCAAACACAAATCATATACAACGTAAATGGCTATACACCGCTTGGTGATAAGATCGCATCATTTAATGCGGTCGCCTTCGAAGGCGATAAAATCACTAAGGTCTATCAAGACGGTGAAACTGTTCCTAAAAGCGATAAAGTCAAGTTAATAGACGGCCAAGGTAAAACCTTATTACCGGGTTTAATTGACGCACACGGCCACGTGCTGGGTTACGGCCTAGGTATTTCACGCGTGAATTTAATGGGAATTGAATCAGAGCAAGCCGCTGTTGAGAAAATAAAACGCTTTAGCCAAGAAAACAACAGCCAAGGTTGGATCTTGGGGCGCGGTTGGAACCAAGTGATCTGGCCAAGTAATAGTTTCCCGACTAAAGCAAGCTTAGACAAGGCATTTCCCGACCAAGCGGTCTGGCTAAAGCGCGTTGATGGCCACGCTGGTTGGGCAAACTCGAAAGCATTAGCACTTTCAGGCATTACCAAAGCAACAAAATCACCGGATGGTGGTGAGATCATTAAAGATCAATTCGGCGAACCAACGGGTGTGTTTATCGATAACGCCATGTACTTAATTGATCAAGCGATTGCACCACTGACTATTGAACAAGAAGCCAAGGTACTGAAAAAGGCCATGCAATCCCTTGCCGAGCAAGGGCTGACCAGTGTTCACGACGCCGGTATTTCAAACCAGACGATTGCTGCTTATCAACTATTAGCAAAAAATGACGAAATGCCTATTCGAATCTATGCGATGGCAGATGCCACAGATAAAGCCTTTGATAAAACACTCGCAAACGGCATTGTTACCGACAACCAACAAAGCTTTGTCTTGCGCAGCGTTAAAATTTCAGCCGATGGTGCGCTAGGTAGCCGAGGCGCTGCCCTACACAAAAGCTACAGCGATAAAGAAAACCATCACGGCTTACTCTTACACAAACCCAAAGAGCTCAGCGCACTTATCGACAAATCGATGCAAGCCGGCTTTCAAGTGAATACTCACGCTATCGGTGATAAAGCCAACACGCTAGTACTTGATAACTACGAAGTATTAATCGCCAAACATCAAAGTAAAGCGCTGCGTCATCGCGTTGAACATGCCCAAATTTTGCTACTAGAAGATATCCCGAGATTTGCAGAGCTCGGCGTTATTCCGTCAATGCAAGCAACCCACGCTACGAGCGATAAAAACATGGCACAAGACAGGTTAGGCAAAGATCGATTGGCCGGCGCTTATGCTTGGCGAAAACTTCTGTCAACCGGCGTTAAAATAGCCAATGGCTCAGATTTCCCAGTTGAATACGCCAACCCATTTTTTGGCTTACACGCGGCAGTGACTCGCCAAGATCACAATAACCAACCGCTAGGTGGTTGGTTAGAAAAAGAAAAAATGACCCGCGCTGAAGCCTTGCGCAGTTTTAGTATTGATGCTGCCTATGCCGGCCATCAGGAAACAGCGTTAGGCTCAATCGAAGTAGGTAAAATGGCCGACTTTATTTTAGTTGATAAAGACTTCTTCAACGCAGATGAAACCACACTGTGGCAAACCAAGGTGCTAAAAACTTGGGTGGGTGGTAAGCAGGTTTATTAA